One window from the genome of Cryobacterium sp. GrIS_2_6 encodes:
- a CDS encoding IS3 family transposase (programmed frameshift) — MSKSSSPGPRAGGPTARRSFTPAQKLDHLAAYEDATTRNGGGAYLREQGIYSSQITEWRKLRDAGVLQGKKAGEKIGKLTPEQAEIARLRRQLDVTERRLATTGVALEIMFKNARATRKLVEELAGRNTADETVMTTYRELTRRGVSTRTAAVLVGLPRSTATRAPSIPAAGTVLVPANKLDILERARILAVVNSPRFVDLPPIQIYAQLLDEGVYLASISTIYRVLAENKQVKERRRLARHPARAIPELVATAPGQVYTWDITKLAGPIKGKYFDCYVMIDIFSRYIVGAKVHPAESAILAAEMMTETFGIHGTPHVVHADRGTSMTSKTVAALLSDLEVTKSHSRPRVSNDNPYSEAWFKTLKFAPVFPERFSSLGDARRFMDAFVEGYNHTHHHTGIGLNTPADVHYGFAAGKAAERSATLAQARARNPERFSTSVDPKILATPDAAWINKPAQAQEDEPKLAA, encoded by the exons ATGAGTAAGAGCAGCAGTCCTGGCCCGCGCGCGGGTGGTCCAACAGCGAGGCGGTCGTTCACGCCCGCGCAGAAGCTTGACCACCTGGCCGCGTATGAGGACGCGACAACCCGGAACGGGGGTGGCGCGTATCTGCGGGAGCAGGGCATCTATTCCTCGCAGATCACCGAGTGGCGCAAGCTCCGCGACGCCGGTGTCCTGCAGGGCAAGAAAGCCGGCGAGAAGATCGGCAAGCTCACGCCCGAGCAGGCCGAGATCGCCCGGCTTCGCCGGCAGCTCGATGTCACCGAGCGGCGTTTGGCCACGACGGGGGTGGCGTTGGAGATCATGT TCAAAAATGCACGAGCTACTCGAAAACTTGTCGAAGAGCTCGCGGGACGAAACACCGCAGACGAAACCGTGATGACCACCTACCGTGAGTTGACCCGCCGGGGCGTGTCCACCCGCACTGCCGCGGTCCTGGTGGGGTTGCCGCGGTCGACGGCGACCCGGGCACCGAGCATCCCGGCGGCCGGAACGGTGCTGGTGCCGGCGAACAAGCTCGATATCCTCGAGCGGGCCCGGATCCTGGCGGTGGTGAACTCGCCCCGGTTCGTGGATTTGCCGCCGATCCAGATCTACGCGCAGCTGCTGGACGAGGGCGTGTATTTGGCGTCGATCTCCACGATTTACCGGGTCCTGGCCGAGAACAAGCAGGTCAAGGAACGCCGCCGGCTGGCCCGGCACCCGGCACGGGCGATCCCGGAACTGGTCGCCACCGCACCCGGCCAGGTTTATACGTGGGACATCACGAAGTTGGCGGGCCCGATCAAGGGCAAGTACTTCGACTGCTACGTGATGATCGATATCTTCTCCCGCTATATCGTCGGCGCGAAGGTCCACCCGGCCGAGTCCGCGATCCTGGCCGCGGAAATGATGACGGAAACCTTCGGCATCCACGGCACCCCGCACGTCGTTCACGCGGACCGGGGCACGTCGATGACGAGCAAGACCGTCGCCGCGTTGTTGTCGGATCTGGAGGTCACCAAGTCGCACTCCCGGCCCCGGGTCAGCAACGACAACCCGTACTCGGAGGCGTGGTTCAAAACCCTCAAGTTCGCCCCGGTGTTCCCGGAACGCTTCAGCAGCCTCGGCGACGCGAGACGCTTCATGGACGCCTTCGTCGAGGGCTACAACCACACCCACCATCACACCGGCATCGGCCTGAACACGCCCGCCGACGTCCACTACGGCTTCGCGGCCGGCAAAGCCGCAGAGAGGTCCGCGACCCTGGCCCAAGCTCGGGCACGGAACCCGGAACGCTTCAGCACCAGCGTTGATCCCAAGATCCTCGCCACCCCCGACGCGGCCTGGATCAACAAGCCCGCCCAAGCACAAGAAGACGAGCCGAAACTAGCCGCCTAA
- a CDS encoding sulfocyanin-like copper-binding protein, with product MRRKIIMATAIVSGVVAIVGLTGLSVSAMTGSPTSNGFASVATNVPALPGTVVNVALMNMGGQMMNGGQNMMSGGGNRMMDGTGGMMSGRSAGRSSSAIMGLMLDRTSVVHGTVSFLAVNRGSISHELLVLPLSDSQTVGARAVGSDGKVDESGSLGEASTTNGQGAGEGITPGAGSWVTMDLAPGRYEVLCNLPGHYFAGMYSELRVS from the coding sequence ATGCGTCGCAAGATAATCATGGCCACTGCAATTGTCAGCGGGGTGGTGGCCATCGTTGGCCTGACCGGCCTGTCGGTCAGCGCCATGACGGGTAGTCCGACCAGCAACGGATTCGCCTCCGTGGCGACGAATGTTCCGGCACTGCCTGGGACCGTCGTCAACGTTGCCCTGATGAACATGGGTGGACAAATGATGAATGGCGGCCAGAACATGATGTCTGGTGGCGGGAATCGCATGATGGACGGCACTGGCGGCATGATGTCCGGCCGTAGTGCTGGGCGAAGCTCCAGTGCGATCATGGGCCTGATGCTTGATCGTACGAGCGTCGTTCACGGAACGGTGTCTTTCCTGGCCGTTAATCGGGGCAGCATCAGTCACGAGCTGCTCGTCCTGCCGCTGTCCGATTCACAGACCGTGGGCGCGAGAGCCGTTGGTAGCGATGGAAAGGTCGATGAGAGCGGCAGCCTCGGCGAAGCATCCACCACTAACGGGCAAGGCGCCGGTGAGGGAATCACGCCCGGAGCTGGTAGCTGGGTGACTATGGATCTGGCACCCGGACGCTACGAGGTGCTCTGCAACCTTCCCGGTCACTACTTCGCAGGAATGTACAGCGAGCTCAGGGTTTCCTAG
- a CDS encoding SHOCT domain-containing protein, producing the protein MNKKEEEMMWGNGYNMGAAGWVWPIGLLILVGIVLLVIWAVRASGGGANRGRRDDSSADSRPRGPSAARQVLDERFAKGERNAEEYRERLKVLGEKAK; encoded by the coding sequence ATGAACAAGAAGGAGGAAGAAATGATGTGGGGAAATGGGTACAACATGGGTGCGGCGGGGTGGGTTTGGCCGATTGGGCTGCTCATACTCGTCGGCATTGTCTTACTGGTCATCTGGGCAGTCCGCGCCTCGGGCGGCGGAGCGAACCGGGGTCGGCGCGATGATTCGTCAGCCGATTCGCGTCCACGAGGACCGAGCGCCGCGCGTCAGGTTCTGGACGAACGATTCGCCAAGGGTGAGCGGAACGCCGAGGAATACCGCGAACGGTTGAAGGTGCTCGGCGAGAAAGCCAAATGA
- a CDS encoding DUF302 domain-containing protein, with the protein MSYAHTVTVSLPYEQAVSRIRELLAEQGFGVLSEINVRSTFEAKLGVDSAQALGDYVILGVCNPLLAQRALVAEPDMGVLLPCNVVVRRGPNASETIVEAIDPMTMVQLSDSPAIREVAIDADSRLRAALNSLESTAAGSEGR; encoded by the coding sequence ATGAGTTACGCCCACACGGTCACCGTTTCGCTGCCGTACGAACAAGCGGTGAGCCGGATCCGGGAACTCCTCGCGGAACAAGGTTTCGGAGTTCTCTCCGAAATCAACGTCCGGTCTACCTTTGAGGCCAAGTTGGGTGTCGACAGCGCCCAGGCCCTGGGCGATTACGTCATCCTCGGCGTGTGCAATCCCCTTCTCGCTCAGCGAGCTTTGGTCGCAGAGCCGGACATGGGCGTACTCCTTCCCTGTAACGTCGTCGTTCGCCGCGGCCCTAATGCGAGCGAGACAATCGTTGAAGCCATCGACCCGATGACTATGGTCCAACTCAGTGACAGCCCGGCAATTCGCGAGGTTGCCATAGACGCCGATTCCCGGCTGCGAGCAGCGCTGAACAGCCTCGAATCCACTGCGGCGGGCAGCGAAGGCAGGTGA
- a CDS encoding sigma-70 family RNA polymerase sigma factor codes for MDLVQDGNIGLVRAVEKYDFMTGYKFSTYATWWIRQAIHRGIADKSRMIRIPVHTAEKLNKIKLIRRDLMISLDREPTIQELAAATLLTAQDVSRLLSYDREPISLDMPIGDGVGDISELIQDGDLPEPEEYATLTLRRADISFHLHRLPSREQAILTARFGLDGNEPHTLEQVAAVQGVTRERVRQIEKRALALLRVPRLEQYLYD; via the coding sequence ATGGACCTCGTCCAGGACGGGAACATCGGCCTCGTCCGCGCGGTAGAAAAGTACGACTTCATGACAGGCTACAAGTTTTCCACCTACGCCACCTGGTGGATCCGCCAAGCAATCCACCGCGGCATAGCCGACAAGTCCCGCATGATCCGCATCCCCGTGCACACCGCGGAAAAGCTCAACAAAATCAAGCTAATCCGCCGCGACCTTATGATTTCCCTCGATCGGGAACCAACCATCCAGGAACTAGCAGCTGCCACCCTTCTCACGGCCCAGGACGTGTCCCGGTTACTCAGCTACGACCGCGAACCCATCTCTCTGGACATGCCGATCGGTGATGGTGTCGGGGACATCTCCGAACTCATCCAAGACGGCGACCTGCCCGAGCCCGAGGAATACGCGACCCTGACCCTGCGCCGGGCCGATATCTCCTTCCACCTTCACCGACTGCCGTCCCGGGAACAGGCCATCTTGACCGCCCGGTTCGGACTCGACGGCAATGAGCCGCACACCCTCGAACAGGTCGCAGCCGTCCAGGGCGTCACCCGGGAACGCGTCAGACAAATCGAAAAACGCGCCCTCGCACTCCTGCGCGTACCCCGACTCGAACAATACCTCTACGACTAA
- a CDS encoding ATP-binding protein yields MSALDGETKRKLREMNAGELLEAIDLQDEILSISLTFEERVRLAVDDAYSSFMHSKVDGLIRRAGLRYPNADLRRIDLLDERGLNRQVLTQLGTCSFVTRQQNVVFQGFTGSGKSYLGCAIAKRACEQRIRAHYVRMPDLEEAWVAAQDAPGGAGKFLRKYAAFTLLVIDEWLLDKPTESMRTMLLELMERRYGETSTVFCTQYQQKDWHQRLGASVHADAIMDRIIHNTTWVDTGTYNMREQTALATA; encoded by the coding sequence TTGAGCGCGCTGGACGGGGAGACTAAACGCAAGCTCCGCGAGATGAACGCCGGCGAGCTGCTGGAGGCCATCGACCTCCAGGACGAGATTCTCTCGATCAGCCTGACCTTCGAGGAACGGGTCCGGCTGGCCGTCGACGACGCCTACTCGAGCTTCATGCATTCCAAGGTCGACGGGCTGATCCGGCGGGCGGGACTGCGTTACCCGAACGCGGATCTGCGGCGCATCGACCTGCTCGACGAGCGCGGCCTCAACCGGCAGGTGCTGACCCAGCTCGGGACCTGCTCGTTCGTCACCCGGCAGCAGAACGTCGTCTTCCAGGGCTTTACCGGGTCGGGGAAGTCGTATCTGGGATGCGCGATCGCCAAACGGGCCTGCGAACAGCGCATCCGCGCCCACTACGTCCGCATGCCCGACCTCGAGGAAGCCTGGGTCGCCGCGCAAGACGCCCCGGGCGGGGCGGGCAAGTTCCTCCGCAAATATGCCGCGTTCACGCTGCTGGTCATCGACGAGTGGCTGCTCGATAAGCCGACGGAATCGATGCGGACAATGCTGCTGGAGCTGATGGAGCGCCGCTACGGCGAGACATCAACAGTGTTCTGCACCCAGTATCAACAGAAGGACTGGCACCAACGCCTCGGCGCCAGCGTCCACGCCGACGCCATCATGGACCGCATCATCCACAACACCACCTGGGTCGACACCGGCACCTACAACATGAGGGAACAAACCGCCCTCGCAACCGCGTAA
- the istA gene encoding IS21 family transposase, translating to MVRKIKAKQILQLRNQGLSRRAIESAQGMSRHSIRAVLDAAERLGLDWDDVAELSEAKVYSTLFPGRGVHESVFAQPDWARVHTELARVGVTLKLLHQEYVDASSMAQATMSYDRFCRLYGEHAAVSGATSRVGHKAGRSIEVDWSGPTMQLLDPTSGEMSKVYLFVACLPFSRYAFVEATLDMRQESWLRAHTAMFAFFGGSVPRLVPDNLKTGVISHPKEGEVVLNDAYREMAAHYSAAVLPGRVRHPRDKSSTENTVAHVATWVIAGLRKETFTSLAQLRLRIREQMDAYNREPFQKRVGSRLSVFTTEEKPLLQALPAAPFEISTWSYKRKVNANAHVVWAKNFYSVPFSHIGALVDLRVTETMLEVYRRDERLASHLLLPVTTTNQYRTNDADLPEGRSFQAWDRARIEEWAARIGPATVTVTAKIFETVFIDEAGFDAALAVLKLSRRFPPARVEAACALALRGPVRSPRYAHLRPILDTGQDKTGQVPEPEPDDGGYVRGSAYYAGGNR from the coding sequence ATGGTACGGAAGATCAAAGCGAAGCAGATCCTGCAGCTGCGTAATCAGGGCTTGTCGCGACGGGCTATCGAGTCCGCCCAGGGAATGTCCCGGCACAGCATTCGAGCTGTGCTCGATGCAGCAGAGCGGCTCGGGCTCGACTGGGACGACGTCGCCGAGTTGTCGGAGGCCAAGGTGTATTCGACGTTGTTCCCCGGCCGCGGCGTCCACGAGAGTGTGTTCGCGCAGCCGGACTGGGCGCGGGTGCATACGGAGTTGGCCAGGGTCGGGGTGACGTTGAAGCTGTTGCACCAGGAGTATGTAGACGCCTCATCGATGGCGCAGGCGACGATGAGCTACGACCGCTTCTGCCGCCTCTATGGCGAGCACGCCGCTGTCTCGGGGGCGACGTCGCGGGTCGGCCACAAAGCCGGCCGTAGCATCGAGGTCGACTGGTCCGGGCCCACAATGCAACTACTCGATCCGACGTCGGGCGAGATGTCGAAGGTGTATTTGTTCGTCGCGTGCCTGCCGTTCAGCCGCTATGCGTTCGTGGAAGCCACCCTGGATATGCGGCAGGAGTCGTGGCTGCGCGCCCACACTGCAATGTTCGCGTTCTTCGGCGGCAGCGTCCCACGCCTGGTGCCCGACAACTTGAAGACAGGGGTGATCTCCCACCCGAAGGAAGGGGAGGTCGTTTTGAACGATGCCTACCGGGAGATGGCTGCGCACTACTCGGCCGCGGTGCTCCCCGGCAGAGTTCGGCACCCGCGCGACAAAAGTAGCACTGAGAACACGGTGGCCCATGTCGCGACCTGGGTCATCGCCGGTTTGAGGAAGGAGACGTTCACCTCGCTGGCGCAGTTGCGCCTGCGAATCCGGGAACAGATGGATGCCTACAACCGGGAGCCGTTCCAGAAACGCGTCGGGTCCCGCCTCAGCGTGTTCACCACCGAGGAGAAACCTCTGTTGCAGGCGCTGCCAGCGGCACCGTTCGAGATCAGCACGTGGTCCTATAAACGAAAGGTCAACGCCAACGCCCACGTGGTCTGGGCCAAGAATTTCTACTCCGTCCCTTTCAGCCACATCGGCGCGCTGGTAGACCTTCGTGTCACCGAGACGATGCTGGAGGTCTATCGGCGCGACGAGCGTCTGGCCAGCCATTTGCTGCTGCCGGTCACGACGACGAACCAGTATCGGACGAACGATGCGGACTTGCCCGAGGGGCGCAGCTTCCAGGCCTGGGACCGAGCCCGGATCGAGGAATGGGCCGCGCGGATCGGGCCGGCAACCGTCACCGTGACGGCCAAGATCTTCGAGACCGTCTTCATCGACGAGGCCGGCTTCGACGCCGCGCTGGCCGTGCTGAAACTGTCGCGCCGGTTCCCTCCGGCCCGGGTCGAGGCCGCCTGCGCACTCGCGCTGCGGGGGCCGGTCCGCTCCCCGCGCTACGCGCATTTGCGGCCGATCCTCGACACCGGGCAAGACAAAACCGGACAAGTTCCGGAACCGGAACCGGACGATGGCGGGTATGTCCGCGGCAGCGCCTACTACGCCGGAGGGAACCGTTGA
- a CDS encoding glycoside hydrolase family 43 protein: MREPVHPRYFADPFVLRTDDGYVAYGTDPLADDVSGVFAVMTSPDLVDWTAAPPALTPIAANFGSDFWAPEVAFDGGVYWMYYSVGRGIEGHHIRVARSETALGPFTDLGVNLTPDEPFGIDAHPFRDADGAWYLFFARDRPGASRPGTQLAVARMRSMTELAEVHTALEPDADWQIYEHHRAIYGTKLNWHTLEGPSVIRHGGEYFMFFSGGSWEGDNYGVSFARAEHPLGPWHHDARSEPDVLSTALTGLAGPGHNSLVTGPAGEIDIAYHAWDATRTVRQAYIEEIIWSDAGPQLSSGSC; the protein is encoded by the coding sequence ATGCGTGAGCCGGTTCACCCGCGCTACTTCGCCGACCCATTCGTGCTGCGGACCGACGACGGGTACGTAGCCTATGGAACGGATCCCCTCGCCGATGACGTTTCCGGGGTCTTCGCGGTCATGACCTCCCCCGACCTTGTCGACTGGACGGCGGCACCGCCCGCCCTGACACCGATCGCCGCCAACTTTGGATCTGACTTCTGGGCCCCAGAGGTGGCGTTCGACGGTGGTGTCTATTGGATGTATTACTCCGTCGGCCGAGGCATTGAGGGCCACCACATTCGTGTCGCCCGGTCAGAGACGGCGCTCGGGCCGTTCACCGACCTTGGCGTGAATCTCACCCCCGATGAACCGTTCGGGATTGACGCGCACCCGTTCCGGGACGCGGACGGTGCCTGGTATCTGTTCTTCGCGCGCGATAGGCCGGGCGCTTCCCGGCCAGGAACGCAGCTGGCCGTCGCCCGGATGCGCTCGATGACGGAGTTGGCTGAGGTGCATACGGCATTGGAGCCCGACGCTGACTGGCAGATCTACGAACACCACCGAGCGATCTACGGCACCAAGCTCAATTGGCACACTCTGGAGGGCCCATCCGTCATTAGACACGGAGGCGAATACTTCATGTTTTTCTCGGGCGGGTCCTGGGAGGGCGACAACTACGGCGTCTCCTTCGCGCGCGCCGAGCACCCACTCGGTCCGTGGCACCACGACGCGCGATCAGAACCAGACGTTCTCAGCACTGCGCTTACGGGACTCGCTGGGCCCGGGCACAATTCGCTCGTCACCGGCCCCGCCGGAGAGATCGACATTGCGTACCACGCATGGGATGCAACCCGCACCGTGCGACAGGCGTACATCGAAGAAATCATCTGGTCGGATGCCGGACCGCAGCTCTCAAGCGGGAGTTGTTAG
- a CDS encoding family 1 glycosylhydrolase — MMPLDEHELTDHDLLWREDLLAAKEHGASSVRYGISWPRVHVAPDLFDWSELDERIDYAVDELGLTVVADLVHYGTPTWLEDSFDDSRYPQTIADFASAFAERFAGRVDHITPLNEPMTTASFCGLRGVWPPALVGWEGWTRIVLAIVDGIQLSVEAIRRANPHAVIVHVEAASLYSTDDASLADDVTELAQLSLLPTDLLVGTVDENHPMWGWLVDHGAEPGVLRRLRDRAVSPDILGLNYYPDLSPRHLYRADKAVRQRAINEWSSGLERCLETFWERYALPIVITETSIEGTDDVRRQWLEDSLLVVDKLRTHGIDIRGYTWWPFMDFVDWSYASGGRNVEEFDVDASLLEQRQQISDEGTEASASVPKTSYLRRMGILRLDENADGSLDRAETPVSARYSALASGMATDLRAIHA; from the coding sequence ATGATGCCGCTGGACGAGCACGAGCTCACTGACCACGACTTGCTGTGGCGTGAAGATCTCTTAGCTGCGAAAGAGCACGGAGCGAGTTCGGTGCGTTACGGGATCAGCTGGCCCCGGGTGCACGTCGCCCCCGATCTTTTCGACTGGAGCGAACTGGACGAGAGAATCGACTACGCCGTCGACGAGCTCGGACTCACAGTTGTGGCCGACCTTGTGCATTACGGAACGCCAACATGGCTGGAGGATTCCTTTGACGATTCTCGCTATCCCCAGACGATCGCCGACTTCGCATCCGCGTTCGCAGAACGGTTTGCCGGACGAGTCGATCACATCACCCCCCTCAACGAGCCCATGACGACGGCATCTTTCTGCGGGCTCCGCGGCGTCTGGCCGCCGGCGCTTGTCGGATGGGAAGGCTGGACACGCATTGTCCTTGCCATCGTCGACGGAATACAACTCAGCGTCGAGGCCATCCGACGAGCGAACCCCCATGCTGTCATCGTCCACGTCGAGGCGGCATCGCTCTACTCGACAGACGACGCCTCACTCGCGGACGATGTGACGGAACTCGCGCAGCTTTCACTCCTGCCAACGGACCTTCTCGTTGGGACGGTCGACGAAAATCATCCGATGTGGGGATGGCTAGTGGACCACGGCGCCGAGCCGGGTGTACTCCGACGACTGCGAGACCGAGCGGTTTCCCCAGACATCCTCGGCCTCAATTATTACCCAGACCTGAGCCCACGGCACCTCTACCGAGCCGATAAGGCCGTGCGTCAACGCGCGATCAACGAGTGGTCGAGTGGTCTCGAACGCTGCCTGGAAACATTCTGGGAACGGTACGCTCTGCCCATCGTGATCACCGAGACGAGCATCGAAGGCACCGACGATGTCCGTAGACAGTGGCTCGAAGACTCTTTGCTGGTCGTCGACAAACTCCGCACTCATGGCATCGACATTCGCGGGTACACCTGGTGGCCCTTTATGGACTTCGTCGACTGGTCTTACGCGTCCGGCGGCCGGAACGTTGAAGAATTCGATGTCGACGCGAGCCTCCTGGAGCAGCGTCAGCAGATCTCCGATGAAGGCACGGAGGCCTCAGCGAGCGTGCCCAAGACCTCGTACTTGCGGAGAATGGGCATTCTTCGGCTCGACGAGAATGCAGATGGTTCGCTGGATCGGGCAGAGACTCCGGTCAGCGCTCGCTACAGCGCACTCGCCTCGGGGATGGCAACAGACCTCAGAGCGATCCATGCGTGA
- a CDS encoding carbohydrate ABC transporter permease — translation MTVAAAIRWALVAIGLVLALVPFIWMVAASFRSETDLYANPASLLPSAPTLHGYIGVWEQLPFVRLLANSLIFAGVTTVLTVLFDSMCAYVLARVPFRGRSIAFWLVIATLMIPFQVTLIPVFIELFHLNWLDTYQGLIIPRATSAFGIFLFRQFFISIPPELDEAARIDGASHLRIYWQVIMPLAKPAIATVALLNFMNLWNDLLWPLVVTSSPDMLTLPAGLTLFGGAHVTDHAVLLAGAVISLLPLAVAFFLAQKYFVAGIATTGLK, via the coding sequence GTGACCGTGGCCGCGGCTATCCGATGGGCGCTCGTTGCCATCGGGCTCGTCCTGGCCCTCGTTCCGTTCATCTGGATGGTCGCCGCGTCTTTTCGCAGCGAAACGGACCTCTATGCGAACCCGGCATCGCTGCTACCGTCCGCCCCCACACTCCACGGCTACATCGGGGTCTGGGAGCAGCTGCCGTTCGTCCGCCTGCTTGCGAACTCTCTCATTTTCGCCGGAGTCACGACCGTCCTTACAGTCCTCTTCGACTCGATGTGCGCCTACGTGCTCGCCCGGGTACCCTTCCGTGGGCGGTCGATCGCATTCTGGCTCGTCATCGCGACGCTCATGATCCCTTTTCAAGTCACTCTGATCCCAGTGTTCATCGAGCTGTTCCACCTGAACTGGTTGGACACCTACCAGGGCCTCATTATCCCGCGCGCAACGAGCGCATTCGGCATCTTCCTGTTCCGCCAGTTCTTTATCAGCATCCCTCCCGAACTTGATGAAGCGGCGCGCATCGACGGTGCATCACACCTGCGCATCTACTGGCAGGTCATCATGCCGCTGGCCAAGCCCGCCATCGCCACCGTCGCGTTGCTGAACTTCATGAACCTGTGGAACGACCTGCTGTGGCCGCTTGTTGTCACAAGCTCTCCCGACATGCTCACGCTTCCGGCTGGACTGACCTTGTTCGGTGGAGCACACGTGACCGATCACGCGGTGTTGCTGGCGGGCGCGGTCATCTCTTTGCTGCCGCTTGCCGTGGCCTTCTTCCTGGCCCAGAAATACTTTGTGGCCGGTATCGCGACGACGGGACTCAAATAA
- a CDS encoding sugar ABC transporter permease, whose product MTVHVDERRTTSKRMPLPRNTARRRRRARLQPVLLFMVPSALILGGFVFWPIVQSLYYSFFDWTIGADAQNWVGLGNYAELLSDDHFWNSLGVTLTFTAASVIIVMLLALAAAFALVKDSWFNRLVRSVFFFPTIVSLVSIGLVWKFLLDPSIGLVGGLFQAVGLPPVAWLQSTELALPTVIFVNIWKNVGYSMIILIAGLKGVPAERYEAGRLDGATDRQLTRYVSLPGIRPTLLFATLILTIQSFQVFDLVYVMTGGGPIFATDSIVNQLFREGFVNFRTGYASAISWVLFLLIIVISALQLRFFRYNDVD is encoded by the coding sequence ATGACCGTGCACGTCGACGAACGTCGGACCACCTCCAAGCGGATGCCGTTGCCGCGCAACACCGCCCGACGTCGTCGACGTGCCCGGCTCCAGCCCGTCCTCCTCTTCATGGTCCCAAGCGCGCTCATTCTGGGGGGCTTCGTCTTCTGGCCGATTGTCCAATCCCTGTACTACAGCTTCTTCGACTGGACCATCGGCGCCGACGCGCAGAACTGGGTAGGGCTCGGCAACTACGCCGAACTCCTCTCTGACGACCACTTCTGGAACTCCCTGGGCGTCACCCTGACCTTCACCGCGGCATCCGTAATCATCGTCATGCTTCTCGCCCTGGCCGCAGCGTTCGCACTCGTGAAAGACAGTTGGTTTAATCGGCTGGTGCGGTCGGTGTTCTTCTTTCCGACCATTGTGTCGCTGGTGTCGATCGGTCTTGTCTGGAAGTTCCTCCTGGACCCGAGCATCGGTCTGGTGGGCGGGCTGTTTCAGGCGGTTGGGCTGCCTCCGGTTGCCTGGCTGCAGTCCACAGAACTCGCTCTGCCCACGGTGATCTTCGTGAACATCTGGAAGAACGTCGGCTACTCGATGATCATCCTGATCGCCGGCCTCAAGGGCGTTCCCGCCGAACGCTATGAAGCCGGGCGGCTGGACGGGGCGACCGATCGCCAGCTCACGCGATACGTATCGCTTCCCGGCATCCGCCCCACCTTGCTTTTCGCAACGCTCATCCTGACTATCCAGTCATTCCAGGTCTTCGACCTCGTCTACGTCATGACGGGTGGCGGGCCGATCTTCGCGACGGATTCAATCGTCAATCAGCTGTTCCGCGAAGGCTTCGTCAATTTCCGCACAGGCTACGCCTCGGCGATCTCTTGGGTGCTGTTCCTGCTCATCATCGTTATCTCCGCGCTGCAGCTCCGATTCTTTAGGTACAACGATGTCGACTAG